A window of Aromatoleum bremense genomic DNA:
ATCGATGAAATCGCCGGTGACCAGCATCTCGAACGCCTCCTTGCGCCCCATGTTGCGCGACAAACCCACGCTGGGTGTCGCGCAGAACAGGCCGACGTTGATGCCCGACACGGCGAACCGCGCGACGTCGGCGGCCACCGCGAGGTCGCACATCGACACCAGCTGGCACCCGGCTGCGGTCGCGATGCCGTGCACCCGCGCGATCACCGGCTGCGGCATCTCGGTCAGCTTCACCATGAACCGGCCGCACAGGCGAAACAGCGCCTGCTGGAACTCGAGCGCGGGGTTGCCGCGCATCTCCTTGAGGTCGTGGCCGGCGCAAAACGCCTTGCCTTCGCCGGACAGGACGACCACGCGCACGCTGGCGTCTGCTGCAATGGCGTCGATCTCGGCGATCAGCGCTTCGAGCATCGCCTGCGACAGCGAATTGAACTGGCCGGGCCGGTTCAGTACAAGGTACGCCACGCCGCCTTCATCGCGGCGCAGCAGCAGGGTTTCGGCATCGGATTGCGGGACTGCGCTCATTTCTGTTCCTCCCCGTGGGTCTATTCGAAGGACTGGGTCGATTTCGCCTGCTCGCGCAGCACGAACTTCTGGATCTTGCCGGTCGAAGTTTTCGGCAACGGCCCGAAGATGACTTTCTTCGGCGACTTGAAGCCGGCGAGATGCTCGCGGCAGTGCGTGATCAGCTCCGCTTCGGTCACCGTCGCCCCGTCGCGCAGCTCGACGAAAGCTGCCGGCACTTCACCCCACTTCGGATCGGGCAGCGCGACGACCGCCGCTGCCATCACCGCCGGATGCTTGTACAGCGCATCCTCGACTTCGATCGACGAGATGTTCTCGCCGCCGGAGATGATCACGTCCTTCGAGCGATCCTTGATTTTGACGTAGCCGTCGGCCTGCATCACCGCCAGGTCGCCGGTGTGATACCAGCCGCCGCGAAACGACTCCTCGGTCGCGTCGGGGTTCTTCAGGTAACCCTTCATCACGAGGTTGCCGCGGAACATGATCTCGCCCATCGTCTGGTTGTCCCAGGACACAGGCTCCATCGTCTGCGGATCGAGCACCGTGATGCCCTCCTGCGCGTGATAGCGCACGCCCTGACGCCCGTTCAGCGCGACCTGCTCGGCCAGCGGGAGATCCTTCCACTCGTCGTGCTTCGCGCAGACCGCAGCGGGACCGTAGGTTTCGGTGAGGCCGTACACGTGGGTCAGGTCGATGCCGATCTTCGCCATGCCTTCGATCACCGCGGCAGGCGGCGGCGCGGCCGCGACGAGGCCGTACACCTTGTGGTCGATGCCTTCGCGCCAGGATTCAGGCGCATTTGCGAGCAGCGAATGGACGATCGGCGCGCCGCAGTAATGCGTGACGCCGTGCTCGCGGATCGCCTCGAAGATCAGGCGCGCATCAACCCGGCGCAGGCACACGTTGGTGCCGGCGTTGGCCGCCATCGTCCACGCGAAGCACCAGCCGTTGCAGTGGAACATCGGCAGCGTCCACAGATACACCGAATGCGACGGCATGCCCCAGCTGACGATGTTGCTCATCGCGTTGAGGTACGCGCCGCGGTGATGATAGACGACGCCTTTCGGATTGCCGGTGGTGCCGGACGTGTAGTTCAGCGAGATCGCGTGCCATTCGTCGGCGGGTTGCTCGAAGGCGAAGTCCGGGCTGCCCGTCTCGAGCAGCGCCTCGTATTCGAGCGTGCCGACGCGCTCCCCCGGCCCGCTGTATTCCGGATCGTCGACGTCGATGACGA
This region includes:
- a CDS encoding enoyl-CoA hydratase; the protein is MSAVPQSDAETLLLRRDEGGVAYLVLNRPGQFNSLSQAMLEALIAEIDAIAADASVRVVVLSGEGKAFCAGHDLKEMRGNPALEFQQALFRLCGRFMVKLTEMPQPVIARVHGIATAAGCQLVSMCDLAVAADVARFAVSGINVGLFCATPSVGLSRNMGRKEAFEMLVTGDFIDAHEAQRRGLVNRVVPLEQLDDEIAKLTASICAKSPVAVQMGKQMFYRQLEMGMEAAYQMAAETMACNMMTEDAAEGIDAFVAKRKPQWRGR
- a CDS encoding acyl-CoA synthetase gives rise to the protein MTESESSPYDIGLEKNAANYVPLTPLTFIERSAYIYPDRIAVIHGARRYTWLESYTRSRRLASALKQLGVGKSDTVAVVLNNTPEMFECHFGVPATGAVLNTINTRLEPEAVAFMLNHAEAKVLITDREFARVVAKAIELANRPDLIVIDVDDPEYSGPGERVGTLEYEALLETGSPDFAFEQPADEWHAISLNYTSGTTGNPKGVVYHHRGAYLNAMSNIVSWGMPSHSVYLWTLPMFHCNGWCFAWTMAANAGTNVCLRRVDARLIFEAIREHGVTHYCGAPIVHSLLANAPESWREGIDHKVYGLVAAAPPPAAVIEGMAKIGIDLTHVYGLTETYGPAAVCAKHDEWKDLPLAEQVALNGRQGVRYHAQEGITVLDPQTMEPVSWDNQTMGEIMFRGNLVMKGYLKNPDATEESFRGGWYHTGDLAVMQADGYVKIKDRSKDVIISGGENISSIEVEDALYKHPAVMAAAVVALPDPKWGEVPAAFVELRDGATVTEAELITHCREHLAGFKSPKKVIFGPLPKTSTGKIQKFVLREQAKSTQSFE